In a genomic window of Candidatus Methylomirabilota bacterium:
- a CDS encoding cytochrome c oxidase subunit 3, with amino-acid sequence MADAHAHAHHDPNIGTTGLDNRKVGMWIFLGSDCMFFGSLIGTYLAYKGKSLAGPGPHDVFNIPLTSESAAVLLASSLTMVLALAALQKNDLKWAGRWLFATALLGAHFVGNQVYEFATFALHDGLTLGTNLFGSSFFTLTGFHGAHVSGGVIWLMALWWQLKRRRLDARDYTKVEIAGLYWHFVDIVWVAIFTIVYLIP; translated from the coding sequence GTGGCCGACGCGCATGCCCACGCGCATCACGACCCGAACATCGGCACCACCGGCCTGGACAATCGCAAGGTCGGCATGTGGATCTTCCTGGGCTCGGACTGCATGTTCTTCGGGTCCCTGATCGGGACCTATCTGGCCTACAAGGGCAAGAGCCTCGCCGGGCCCGGCCCGCACGACGTCTTCAACATCCCCCTCACCTCGGAGAGCGCGGCGGTGCTGCTCGCCTCCTCGCTCACCATGGTGCTGGCCCTCGCCGCGCTCCAGAAGAACGATCTCAAGTGGGCGGGCCGCTGGCTGTTCGCCACCGCGCTCCTCGGCGCGCACTTCGTGGGGAACCAGGTGTACGAGTTCGCCACGTTCGCCCTCCACGACGGGCTCACCCTCGGCACCAATCTCTTCGGGTCGAGCTTCTTCACCCTCACCGGATTCCACGGCGCCCACGTCAGCGGCGGCGTGATCTGGCTCATGGCCCTCTGGTGGCAGCTCAAGCGGCGGCGGCTCGACGCGCGGGACTACACCAAGGTCGAGATCGCGGGCCTGTACTGGCACTTCGTCGACATCGTCTGGGTCGCGATCTTCACCATCGTCTACCTCATCCCGTAG